The segment GGCGGAGAGGCGCTGCATGAGTTCGTTCACGGGGAGCTTCATCTCGCCGGCGAGCCGTGCGACGCTCAGCAGTTCCGCATGCGGGACCGGAGGTTCCGTCGCGGGTGTCGACCAGCTGTTCTTGATCTCTTCCCCATGCCATCACCGTCCCGAACGGCACCATCCCATCGGCCGCCATCACGAACACGATGATGCCGACGGTGACCGCGCCGGCCAGTTCACGACGCTTGTTGATGCCTTCATGGATCCTCTTCGCCATGTAGCCCAGAATGACCCGCCAGTTGAAGAAGAGGTGGAAGGATGCCGCGACGACGAAGATGAAGGAAAAGATGGTATGGACGGTCTGCCACTGCGATTTCGAGAACCCCAGGAGGCGCCAGTCGGACCAATTGGCGATGCGTCCGGGCGGGGTGATGAACAGGACGATCCCGGTGACAGCGATAACGAGGAACGAGAGCACGACGTAGAAGGTAACGAAGGCTCTCCAGGAGAATGGTTTCGCATCAGGTTTGGCAATGGTCATGGTCTGCTCGGGATCCGTTCAATGGTTCCCTGACCAAATTGCACGTACCGTGCCATGGAAAGCGCTCGATCCACGCGAAAATCGCGGCTCCTGCAGATCACGCTCGGCGAATTTGCCCCTTGTTCGACGAATTTGTCGGATTCACAATGGATAGAAGATACGGAAGCGGGAGGAGAAATGCTGTGGATGAGCGACGGTGTCGCGAGGAACGGGCGGAGCCGGGACATCCATCTCCAGGGGGGCAAAAAATTGCCGGGAGTGACGCGCTGCTCCCGGCTTGTGTTAAGCAGGATGTGAACAACAGTCTTTGTGGAAAGCAACGCTGCACTTTACACAAAGACGGTCGCTCCGGAATGGAATCCAGCCCGCTGATCTCACGCAACCGAACAGTGTTCTTAGAACGCGCTCACAAAACCCACGGACAGCTTCGTGGTCTTGGCGATCGTGTCGTGCGTGACCTCACCGACGACGCGGAAATTGCGTGCGAGCATGTACCCCACGTGCCCCGTGATCGTCTGGTAATCGAGCGAGTTCTGTTCGGAATCCACCCAGTTATACAGCGCCGCACCGTACCACTTCCCTGCGTCGCCGCCCGGCGTGAAGATCACTTCACCGAAGGCGCCGTTGGTCTTCACCTTCGATGGGCCTGTCCCCGCGATCCAGCCCGGCGTGTACAAGAACGGATTCTCATCGCTCCGCGCCACGTACTGCGCATTCACCTGTACGTTCCCGAATTCGACGCTGACGTCAGGCCCTGCTATCCACATCTCGTTCGTGGCAACCCCTCTCCAGCTCGGGGCCAGGTCAAGGTTTTCCCCCTGCTCGCGCCCGAAATAGGCGAACCCGCCCACGCGGAAATGCTCGCCGAGCTCCTGCGACAGCCGGAACATGGTGTTCTTGTACTTGTCGGAGTCGAAGCTGCGCGATGCATCCGCGGCGCCGATCCCGGAGCCATTCAGAAGCTCCACGGTGATGTCCGTGCCCGTCTCGAACCCGTACGTCAGCATCACACCGCGGTCGTACGTGAGGTTCGCGGACGAGAGCCCGGGCTTCACACGGTACACCTGATAGTCCTCCAGTGTCATCCGCAGCTCGCGTTTGAAGAGCGGGTCCGACACCTGGAACTGTCCGAGATAGATATCGAGTTCGCTGTTGAAGACTCTGTTGAACATCACGAATGCATCCTCGAGCCCCGCCACTTCTCCCCTCTCGCCGAAGAAGAAGTAGAAGTAGTACGACACGTCCTTGGCGATCTGTCCGCCGGAGAGGAGTTTCACGAGGTACGGCCACTGCATATCGGCCTTGCCGGCATCCCCGGACTTCCAGCTCCCGTACCCTTCCAGCCGGAGCGCGAGCGGGACCTCCCGGAGCAACATCAGTTCATCGTCGCCGGTGTCACGGTAGGCACGCGGCGCTTCTTTGTCTGCGAGCACGAACCCGTTCCCCGCGAATTCTTCGCCATAGGCCTTCAGGCGCGGGGCGGGACGGTGGCAGGTATTGCAGGACATATCGTACTTGCGCGCGAACGCAGGGATCGCGGATGCTTCCACGGCCAGAACGGACAGGAGCATCAGCGTACACAGAGTGAAAAAGAGAGTGCGTTTCATGGGTATGC is part of the Ignavibacteriota bacterium genome and harbors:
- a CDS encoding DUF4405 domain-containing protein, whose protein sequence is MTIAKPDAKPFSWRAFVTFYVVLSFLVIAVTGIVLFITPPGRIANWSDWRLLGFSKSQWQTVHTIFSFIFVVAASFHLFFNWRVILGYMAKRIHEGINKRRELAGAVTVGIIVFVMAADGMVPFGTVMAWGRDQEQLVDTRDGTSGPACGTAERRTARRRDEAPRERTHAAPLRRGHRSRQCGDVHQGPRIAVLPDAEASVRPRRHPASTGHAGRGRTWLRAQERCSVV